A region of the Nitrospinota bacterium genome:
CCATGAAATTCCCCACGTGCCTGCATTGTCTGAGCCGGCTTTTCGGACTCGGACGCATTGGCGTACAACATGACTACGTTCTTGCCGATAACCTCGGATTCTGCATAACCGAATGTCTTTTCGGCGGTCTTGTTGAATTTGACAATCCTTCTGGCCTTGTCGACAACGATTATCATCTCGTTGGAATTGTCCAGAAAACTGGATGAGACATCGCGATTTTTGATCATATTGCCAAAAATTTCTCCGCTCTTGTCCGGTGCCTTGCTATCCATAGGGTGCCCCGTTTATAAGAATTTGTCCGAATACGCCGGATTAACCGCCCAACTTATATTTAGTGGACATGAGCACAATTTCGGAACCATTAAAGGTGAAAAATGCGGAAATGCAGATCCAGCCCACGCAGGGAGTTGGAACGCAGAACCAAACATCCTGAAACATGCAAACGGCAAGACGAAGGGGCTTGTTAGCGTCCTGGACATATGTAGAATTTCACTAGCGAATTGCGTTACTCCACTAAAACGCCTATCCCTCATAAGTGATTTCCTTTAAAAAACATGTTAAATTATAATGCAATATCAAATGCAAAACAATCTTCATGATGCAAATCTGCACTCTGTAGATAGATTGTTACATGGTTCGTCGTCCACAACATAGCCTTTTTGCTACGCATTGATCATGGGTCAACAAATAAGGTCAAATATTTGATTTTAGCGGATGCTATTCAAAAAAAGAATCCCATGGATTATACTTACCGCAACTTATTACATTGGAATTTTTACATTGGCGGTGGATGAATGATACTGAGCATGACCGGTTTTGCCCGGACTGAATCGGAAAATGAAAAACTGAAATGCGTCGTTGAGATACGATCCGTAAACCACCGGTTTCTGGATATCTCCGTTCGCCTCCCTTCGAAAAGTTTTGAGCATATAAAGGCTATCAAGGATCTCGTTTCGGCAAAGATATCCCGCGGTTCGGTGGAGATCACAGTTTCGCTGGGGGAGAGTGAAAACAACCAGAAAAGGCTGGTCATTGATGAGAACCTGGTAACGCAATACATGGCTGGAGCCAAATCGATAGTTTCGAAATTCCAGGTTTACGGCGAAATCGATCTGCCGACACTTTTTTCCATGAAAGACATATTCAAATACGAAGAGACGGAAGATGACGCCGAAGGACGATGGCAGCTTATCCAGAAAACCGTCAACGGCGCTCTTGAAAAACTGGTCGAGATGAGGCGGGTCGAAGGTGATGCCTTGGAAAAGGATATACTTTCACAACTCGACATAATCGAAAAATGCGCCGAATCGATAATCAAAACAAAAGACATCCAAAAAAAGGAGGTCACTGAAAAGCTGAGGGCGCGCCTCGAAGAACTTTTCGCCGACTTCAAGGCCGACGAACAGAGGGTCATTACCGAAGCCGCCATACTTGCCGACCGCTCCGACATCAGTGAAGAGATCATACGGCTGAGATCACACATCGACCAGACAAGAGAACTTGTGAAAAACCACGGGCCAAACGGCAGGAAACTTGAGTTCATCCTTCAGGAGATGAACAGGGAGACCAATACGGTCGGTTCGAAAAGCACGCTTTTCAATATAAGCACGGATGTGATCGAGATCAAAAGCTGTCTTGAAAAGATCAGGGAGCAGGCCGCAAACATTGAATAATCTAAAAGCGGAAATCACAGTATGACTACAAACTGGAATCCCGGATGCGGAATCCTGTTTGTGCTATCAGCCCCGTCCGGCGCTGGCAAGACCACTCTTGCCCAATACCTTGTAAAGCATATCCCGGACATGAAACAGTCGATTTCGTACACAACCCGCCCCATGCGGGATGGTGAAGTGCAGGATATTGATTATCATTTTATTGATCAATCGTTGTTCGAGCAGATGATAACCGACAACTCATTCGCTGAATACGCGAAGGTGCACGATTTTTATTATGGTACCTCCTACAAATCAATTTCCGACGCTAAAAAAAGGAAAAAGGATCTTCTTCTTGTCATTGATGTTCAGGGTGCGGAAAAGATCCACAACAGCGGCCTCAGCAATGTCGTTTCCATTTTCCTCCTCCCTCCATCAATCGAGGTTTTGAGGCAGAGACTGGAAAGCAGGGGGACCGATACGGCGGAACGGATAAACAAACGGATCGAAACGGCAAAAAAAGAGATAGAAGAGTGCAGAAAATATGATTACATTATCGTGAACGATGATCTTGAAACGACAGAAAAGGAAATATCGGGGATCGTGAGGGCGGAGAGATCCAAGCCGGAAAGGAAAAATCCAAAATTTCCTGATTTTTCGATACCGCCGCCAACAAAAGGAAGGAATCAGCAATGAGCGCAAAAATAATCGACGGAAAAGAGATCGCCCAACAGATAAGAAGTGAGGTAAAGAACGAGGTGAGCAAACTCATCGAGGGGGGCGGACGCGCGCCTGCGCTCGCAGTGGTGCTGGTTGGTAACGACCCAGCTTCGGAGATATACGTAAAAAACAAAAAAAAGGCGTGCCACAGCACCGGAATCACGTCGATCGAACACAAACTTAGCGAAGATATCCCTGAAAAAGACCTGGTTGCACTGATCGACCGGCTGAACAAGGATCCTGAAATAGACGGCATACTGGTTCAGTTGCCGTTGCCGGGGAAACTTCATGAGAACATGATAATAGAACGGATCGACCCGAAAAAAGATGTCGACGGATTCCACCCCGTGAGCGTTGGACGACTGGTGGCCAACACGAAAGGGCTTAGGCCATGCACACCCGCAGGCATAATCGAACTGCTGAAACGGATAAATGTCGACCTCGTGGGGAAAAAGGCTGTCGTCCTCGGACGCTCAAATATCGTCGGCAAGCCTACGGCAACCCTTCTCCTCCACGAAAGCTGTACAACAACAGTCGCCCACTCCAAAACAAAGCACCTAAAAGAGCTGTGCCAGAGGGCCGATATAATCATCGCCGCGATAGGTAAGCCGAAATTCGTGACAGCTGACATGGTTAAAGAGGGGGCGATAGTTATTGATGTCGGCGTAAACCGGACAGAAGAGGGGATCTTTGGCGATACCGATTTCGCAAACGTGAAACAGGTCGCCGGCTATATTACTCCGGTGCCCGGGGGGGTTGGCCCAATGACGATCGCAATGCTCATGGTAAATACCCTGGAAGCCTATAAGCTGAACAGATAAGCGTAGTAGATATTTTTGCCCTTTTCCCGCTAATACTGGGGAAATACCCTGTCTAATATGTTTACACAATCTTTACTTTTTATTTCTTGGCCGAAAGGTGTAAAATGTATTGTATAGATACATTATTAACATTAGGAAAATTGGAGAATAGTAATGCCATGAAAGACTTTGATGTGTTTTTAGAGGGAATGGATAAAACTTCTTCCTCAACTCTGGAATGGGTTTTACTTGTCGGATTTTTCCTGGTCCTTTTTATTGCATTAAAACTGGTCCAGCGGTCGAACAAGAAAGCTGAAGAAAACTCCAACGATTAAACTGATACCTTAAATTTCCCGCCCCACACGCGAGAATTACTTGATCTTACTGCATAATTTCTTGACATACCGCCATGTCTACTTCATCGGGAAGCATACGTTTAGCGCTTTCGGCAGAAGGTCTATCATCATATCGGTCGAGCCGTAGAGCTCTCCATCGATCTCGGAACCCAATGGTTTTGGAGCGCGCAACTCCAGCCTCTTTGCTGAATATTTACTAATCCCCCTCACGGAGAGGTAGTTTCCCGTGAAAAGTTTCCCCAGGCTGTAAAGCATGTAAAACGGGTTGCTCTTCTCAATAACCGTTATCTCGAACCTTCCATCGTCCAGCGCAACGTTCAGGCCGAAATTCATCCCGTTCCCGGCATAACTCCCCTTCGAGACCGTTACTGCCAGAACTTCCCGCCTTACGGTCTCTTTGTCCATGACTATCTCGACCTCCTTTGGATGAGCCTCGAAGAGACCGATCATTGTCGGAAGGATATATCTCAGATTGATGTGGATGAGGTCGCTTGCTTTCTCCTTTTTTTCAACTATCTCGGCGGTAAGTCCTATACTTGCCATATTCACAAAATACTGCCCGGCCATAGCGTGGTCGCCATAACTTGCATACCCGACGTCAACCGCCCGCACCTCCGAATCGGCGACAAGCTCCATCCAGTTCCTGGTATTTTTATATTTTGTAATTGAAGAGTAGTAATCCCAACCGCTCCCTTCCCTCGTAACCACAAGGCTGGCCCCGCTGTTTATCGGTTTCCCGTTTTCGAAAAATCCGTTTACCACCGCATTGACGGTTCCGTCTCCGCCAACCGCGATGATCCGATTAAAACCTTCCTTTAGAGATTCCCTTGTGAGCCTTATTGCATCATCGCGTCCTTCCGGCAGAACATATTCAAAGGAGCCGATAGCGGATTGGAAATATTTCTCCATATCCAGTATTCGGCGATTCCCGATTTTCCTCCCCGAATGCCTGTTGATGATAAACCTGTATCTCACCTTCCCTCCAGAATTAAGAAGAATCTACCATTTGCATGCAGGCTTTTCAGGAAATTTTTGCCGCGCCGGATTCGCCACCCCGGATTTTTGCGATCATAAAAAAACACTAATGCCAATTCCCAATTTTCCGATAAATAGGGAGAGAGTAATTTGCACCAGAAATGCAATTCTTTAGTAGGAGTAATGATGATAAAAACTGCCGAAAGAAATGGAAACAGAGTATCAGGATATTCATCGGTATTCAGCGTGAAGCATCTCACGATAGAACCTGACAGAGACGAAAAAGGAGAGGAAAGTCTTGGCGAGTTCGCCTCCTATGCGCTTACCTCTATCCTTACATTTGTATTGTTGATCGCCTATATGGAGTGGTTATAGAGGATACCCCCTCCCCTCTTTAACGCTCTCTCCAGAAAAAGCCGCTGCCTCCCCTCGGCGGCTTTTTCTGCATGAACACTGCCTGACGAAGCCCTATCCCTGAACAAAAAGAACCTCCATTGTCCACGTGCGGAGGTATTAAACGAGCTGACGTTCATTGTTGCGGGAATGCATGGGGCAAACCTCTCAAAAAGCGGAACGGCGCCCCTGTGCGCCTTTTTGCCCCGGGGAACAGGGATTCGAGGCAAACGTCGTTCCAAGCGTTCCAAATCCCCGCTGGTCGCAGGAGACTGAGCGATTAATAGATGCCGGAGATCGCGTTCCTGCACTTCCATACAACGGGTACGCAAAACAAGTTGGATACCTGTACATCTGAGATTGCGGACATTAGAGAAGCCCGGTGGGGAGATATCTAGCCGGAGAGCTTTTTCTTCAGCAGGTCGTTTACTATTCCGGGGTTTGCCTTCCCTTTGCTCTCCTTCATGACCTGGCCGACAAAGAAGCCGAGCAGTTGCTCCTTCCCTCCGCGGTACTGTTCCAGCTGTTTTGGATTCGCCGCTATTACGCTATCGACTATTTTCTCGATCGCCCCCGAGTCTGAAACCTGCACCAGACCCTTCTCCTCGATGATCGCCTTCGGATTCTTCCCGCTCAATTCCATCTCGGCAAAAACAGTCTTTGCTATCTTGCCCGAAATCGTACCGTCCTTTATCAGCGCCAGCATCTCGGCAAGCATTCCGGCCTTAACCGGGCATTCGGCAAGCGGGATATTCTTCTCTTTCAATATCCTCAGCACGTCGGTCATTATCCAGTTTGAGGCCGCTTTAGCGTCGGCGCCCCCTTTGACAACCTCTTCGAAGTAATCGGCTGTCTCCCGCTCGGCTGTGAGCACCTCCGCATCGTAGGGGGGTATACCGTAATCCTTTACGAACCTCTCCCGCTTGGCATCCGGCAGTTCAGGCAGGCCTTTTCTTACCTCCCCTATCCAATCCTGGCTTATCCGCAGTGGAACCAGGTCGGGATCCGGGAAATAGCGGTAGTCGTTTGCCTCTTCCTTGCTTCTCATCGAGATGGTTATTCCCTTGTCGGAATCGAAAAGCCGGGTCTCCTGAACTATCCGCCCGCCATCCTCGAGTATCTCTTTCTGTCTTTCGATCTCGTATTCCGCGGCGCGCTGAAGAAAGCGGAAAGAGTTCATATTCTTCACCTCCACCTTGGTGCCAAACTCCTTTTGCCCCTTGGGGCGGATGGAGAGGTTCAGGTCGGCGCGAAGGGAGCCCTCTTCCATATTGCAGTCGCTGACATTGATGTACTGCAGGATGGTTTTCAATTTCGTAAGGTACTGCTTCGCCTCTTCCGAGGAGTTCATGTCCGCCTCGCTCACTATCTCTATCAACGGCACCCCTGTCCTGTTCAGGTCGACATAGCTGTGGGCCGGGTCATTGAAATTCTCGCCGTGGATCGATTTGCCGGCATCCTCTTCCATATGAATACGGTTGATGCGTATCGTTTTAGGCTGGCCATCGATGAATACCTCTATTTTCCCGTTTTGCGCGATCGGTAGCTCGAACTGGGATATCTGATACCCTTTTGGAAGATCGGGGTAGAAGTAGTTTTTCCTGGCCCAGATAGACATCTCGGCGATACTGCACTCGGTTGCTAGAGCCGCCTGCATCGCCTTGCGTACCACTTCCTTGTTCAGTACCGGCAATACGCCCGGCATTCCAGCGCATATGGGGCATGTATGGCTGTTCGGCTCGCCGCCGTACTCGGCCGAGCAACCGCAGAAGATCTTAGACCTTGTATTTAGCTGGGCGTGAACCTCAAGGCCGATAACGACTTCGTATTCCATGACGTCGTATTATAACGTGTCTTTCAATTGCCGCCATTCCGTACAGGGAAAATCACGATACGGCGGTTGTCATCTCTCCCTTCGGAACGGGTCTCTACTGCCGGATTGTCCTGAAGCGTGAAGTGGATGATCTTGCGTTCGTCGGTTTTCATCGGGCTTAGCTTCACTTTTTTCCCGGTTTCAAGAGCCTTCTGCGCCGAGCTTATGGCAAGCTCCTTGAGCTTTACTTCACGCCTGTTCCGATAGTCTTCGGTGTCTACTATTACGCTCATGAAGGAACCTTTTGTCCTCGTCGCGTAGATTTCCATTATCTTCGTGATCGCGTCGAGGGTCTCCCCTTTTCGTCCGATAATAAGTCCGCCGGAATCCGACTTGATGTCTATCATTATGTCGCCGTTGTTCTCCTCCGCGTCGACACTCCCTGCAATCTCCATAGCGGCAAGTATCCTTTCGAGGAAATCCTTGCACGCTTTCGATGTCTCTGTCTCCGTACCCTGCCCGAATACCTTTGAGGCAGGAGGGTTCTCCATATTCCGTTTAAGGCTCTTTTTGCGGGGCATCTCGGGAGCTCTATCTCCACCGCCCCCCTTTTTCCTCTTCCGCGGCGGTCTTTCCCTTACCTGCTGAGCGTTCCC
Encoded here:
- a CDS encoding YicC family protein; this translates as MILSMTGFARTESENEKLKCVVEIRSVNHRFLDISVRLPSKSFEHIKAIKDLVSAKISRGSVEITVSLGESENNQKRLVIDENLVTQYMAGAKSIVSKFQVYGEIDLPTLFSMKDIFKYEETEDDAEGRWQLIQKTVNGALEKLVEMRRVEGDALEKDILSQLDIIEKCAESIIKTKDIQKKEVTEKLRARLEELFADFKADEQRVITEAAILADRSDISEEIIRLRSHIDQTRELVKNHGPNGRKLEFILQEMNRETNTVGSKSTLFNISTDVIEIKSCLEKIREQAANIE
- the gmk gene encoding guanylate kinase; its protein translation is MTTNWNPGCGILFVLSAPSGAGKTTLAQYLVKHIPDMKQSISYTTRPMRDGEVQDIDYHFIDQSLFEQMITDNSFAEYAKVHDFYYGTSYKSISDAKKRKKDLLLVIDVQGAEKIHNSGLSNVVSIFLLPPSIEVLRQRLESRGTDTAERINKRIETAKKEIEECRKYDYIIVNDDLETTEKEISGIVRAERSKPERKNPKFPDFSIPPPTKGRNQQ
- the folD gene encoding bifunctional methylenetetrahydrofolate dehydrogenase/methenyltetrahydrofolate cyclohydrolase FolD, with the protein product MSAKIIDGKEIAQQIRSEVKNEVSKLIEGGGRAPALAVVLVGNDPASEIYVKNKKKACHSTGITSIEHKLSEDIPEKDLVALIDRLNKDPEIDGILVQLPLPGKLHENMIIERIDPKKDVDGFHPVSVGRLVANTKGLRPCTPAGIIELLKRINVDLVGKKAVVLGRSNIVGKPTATLLLHESCTTTVAHSKTKHLKELCQRADIIIAAIGKPKFVTADMVKEGAIVIDVGVNRTEEGIFGDTDFANVKQVAGYITPVPGGVGPMTIAMLMVNTLEAYKLNR
- a CDS encoding diacylglycerol kinase family protein, whose translation is MRYRFIINRHSGRKIGNRRILDMEKYFQSAIGSFEYVLPEGRDDAIRLTRESLKEGFNRIIAVGGDGTVNAVVNGFFENGKPINSGASLVVTREGSGWDYYSSITKYKNTRNWMELVADSEVRAVDVGYASYGDHAMAGQYFVNMASIGLTAEIVEKKEKASDLIHINLRYILPTMIGLFEAHPKEVEIVMDKETVRREVLAVTVSKGSYAGNGMNFGLNVALDDGRFEITVIEKSNPFYMLYSLGKLFTGNYLSVRGISKYSAKRLELRAPKPLGSEIDGELYGSTDMMIDLLPKALNVCFPMK
- the gatB gene encoding Asp-tRNA(Asn)/Glu-tRNA(Gln) amidotransferase subunit GatB, with product MEYEVVIGLEVHAQLNTRSKIFCGCSAEYGGEPNSHTCPICAGMPGVLPVLNKEVVRKAMQAALATECSIAEMSIWARKNYFYPDLPKGYQISQFELPIAQNGKIEVFIDGQPKTIRINRIHMEEDAGKSIHGENFNDPAHSYVDLNRTGVPLIEIVSEADMNSSEEAKQYLTKLKTILQYINVSDCNMEEGSLRADLNLSIRPKGQKEFGTKVEVKNMNSFRFLQRAAEYEIERQKEILEDGGRIVQETRLFDSDKGITISMRSKEEANDYRYFPDPDLVPLRISQDWIGEVRKGLPELPDAKRERFVKDYGIPPYDAEVLTAERETADYFEEVVKGGADAKAASNWIMTDVLRILKEKNIPLAECPVKAGMLAEMLALIKDGTISGKIAKTVFAEMELSGKNPKAIIEEKGLVQVSDSGAIEKIVDSVIAANPKQLEQYRGGKEQLLGFFVGQVMKESKGKANPGIVNDLLKKKLSG
- a CDS encoding KH domain-containing protein; the encoded protein is MDWTEADGDTYEEAVEILLLSLGAHRSEVEIEEVGEKKKLFGLGKTVIRVRGRIKDEALGGAGVSIASLTSSLSSEIAKIGSGGQQQQQPPQVKEQAPAGNAQQVRERPPRKRKKGGGGDRAPEMPRKKSLKRNMENPPASKVFGQGTETETSKACKDFLERILAAMEIAGSVDAEENNGDIMIDIKSDSGGLIIGRKGETLDAITKIMEIYATRTKGSFMSVIVDTEDYRNRREVKLKELAISSAQKALETGKKVKLSPMKTDERKIIHFTLQDNPAVETRSEGRDDNRRIVIFPVRNGGN